Proteins from one uncultured Anaeromusa sp. genomic window:
- a CDS encoding polyribonucleotide nucleotidyltransferase: MHSFQTQLAGRELIIESGKMAKQAGGSVLVRYGETAVLVSATASAEPREGIDFFPLTVDFEEKLYSVGKIPGGFIKREGRPSEAAVLTSRLIDRPIRPLFPDGFRNDVQVIATVLSVDQNNSPDIPAMLGASCALSISNIPFEGPIAGVRVGRKDGEFMINPTLEQQEGSDLNLTVAGTRDAVLMVEAGAQQLPESVILDAILFGHGVIKELIAFQDKIVAEIGKPKREVSLYQPPADIAAAVEAFGAEMLRAAVTNPDKLQRDEATSAAKKEIASHFAEIYPENGKDIKNIIQKILKKIVRKMITVDKVRPDGRGLEEVRPISVEAGLLARPHGSALFTRGQTQALTITTLGALGDEQILDGLGVEDSKRYMHHYNFPPYSVGETRPMRSPGRREIGHGALAERALVAVVPDENEFPYTIRLVSEILESNGSSSMASVCGSTLSLMDAGVPIQAPVSGVAMGLVKDGDHYSILTDIQGLEDALGDMDFKVAGTEKGVTAIQMDIKVDGLSEDILRDALAQAQRGRMHILGKMLEVLPAPRTELSKYAPRMITLQIHPDKIRDVIGPGGKIIKKIIDETGVKIDIEDDGRVVIAAVDMEAGQRAVKIIENLTMDVEVGATYEGRVTRIMNFGAFVEILPGKEGLVHISHLARERVGKVEDVVNIGDAITVKVMEIDRQGRVNLSRRELLPPLAGGEEAPKPAGGRPHHGNSEQHR; this comes from the coding sequence ATGCATTCTTTTCAGACCCAATTAGCCGGACGGGAGTTAATTATCGAGTCCGGTAAAATGGCCAAGCAGGCTGGCGGGTCCGTCTTAGTGCGCTATGGCGAGACAGCCGTTTTGGTGTCGGCCACGGCATCGGCGGAACCACGGGAAGGAATTGATTTTTTCCCATTGACCGTGGATTTTGAAGAAAAATTGTATTCAGTAGGTAAAATTCCCGGCGGGTTTATTAAACGCGAAGGACGTCCCAGCGAAGCCGCTGTTTTAACCAGCCGCTTGATTGATCGTCCTATCCGCCCGCTGTTTCCTGATGGCTTCCGTAATGACGTACAGGTAATTGCTACGGTGCTGTCGGTAGATCAGAACAATTCTCCGGATATTCCGGCGATGCTGGGCGCTTCTTGCGCGTTGAGCATTTCCAATATTCCTTTTGAAGGCCCTATCGCCGGCGTGCGCGTAGGCCGCAAAGACGGCGAGTTCATGATTAACCCGACCTTGGAGCAGCAGGAAGGCAGTGATTTGAACCTGACTGTAGCCGGTACCCGCGATGCTGTATTAATGGTGGAAGCCGGGGCCCAGCAGCTGCCGGAGTCTGTTATTTTGGATGCTATTTTGTTTGGTCACGGCGTAATCAAGGAATTGATCGCTTTTCAGGACAAAATTGTTGCTGAAATTGGCAAACCTAAACGGGAAGTATCTTTGTATCAGCCGCCTGCAGACATTGCGGCAGCAGTAGAAGCCTTCGGCGCGGAAATGCTGCGAGCAGCGGTAACCAATCCAGACAAGCTGCAGCGCGACGAAGCTACTTCGGCGGCCAAGAAGGAAATTGCCAGCCATTTTGCAGAAATTTATCCTGAAAATGGCAAGGACATCAAAAATATTATTCAGAAAATCCTTAAGAAAATTGTGCGTAAAATGATCACAGTTGATAAGGTGCGTCCGGATGGTCGCGGCCTGGAAGAAGTGCGGCCCATTAGCGTGGAAGCCGGCCTTTTGGCGCGGCCCCATGGTTCTGCCTTGTTTACGCGTGGTCAAACCCAGGCGCTGACCATTACGACCTTAGGCGCCCTCGGGGACGAGCAGATTCTTGACGGCTTGGGCGTAGAAGATTCCAAGCGTTATATGCATCATTATAACTTCCCGCCGTACAGTGTTGGGGAAACCCGCCCTATGCGCAGTCCCGGCCGGCGTGAGATTGGTCATGGCGCTTTAGCGGAGAGGGCCTTAGTGGCCGTTGTGCCTGATGAAAACGAATTCCCTTATACCATCCGTCTGGTTTCAGAGATTCTGGAATCCAATGGCTCCAGCTCCATGGCTAGTGTTTGCGGCAGCACCTTGTCTTTGATGGATGCGGGCGTGCCGATTCAGGCGCCTGTATCCGGGGTTGCCATGGGCCTTGTTAAGGATGGGGATCATTACTCCATTCTGACGGACATTCAAGGTCTGGAAGATGCTTTAGGCGACATGGACTTCAAGGTGGCCGGTACGGAAAAAGGCGTTACTGCCATTCAGATGGACATCAAGGTTGACGGTTTGAGCGAAGACATTCTGCGTGACGCCCTGGCGCAGGCCCAACGTGGCCGCATGCATATTTTAGGTAAGATGCTGGAAGTATTGCCGGCTCCTCGTACAGAGCTGTCGAAATACGCGCCCCGCATGATTACCCTGCAGATTCATCCGGACAAGATCCGCGATGTCATTGGACCTGGCGGAAAAATCATCAAGAAAATCATTGATGAAACCGGCGTTAAAATCGACATTGAAGATGATGGACGCGTCGTAATTGCGGCGGTGGATATGGAAGCAGGCCAACGCGCCGTGAAGATCATTGAAAACTTGACGATGGACGTGGAAGTCGGCGCTACTTACGAGGGCCGCGTTACACGGATTATGAACTTCGGCGCTTTTGTGGAAATTCTGCCTGGAAAAGAAGGTCTTGTGCATATTTCACATCTGGCCCGCGAACGCGTAGGCAAGGTGGAAGATGTAGTGAATATTGGTGATGCCATTACCGTTAAGGTAATGGAGATTGACCGACAGGGGAGAGTCAATCTTTCGCGTCGCGAGCTTTTGCCGCCCCTGGCCGGAGGCGAAGAAGCCCCTAAGCCCGCAGGCGGAAGGCCTCATCATGGAAATTCTGAGCAGCACCGGTAA
- the rpsO gene encoding 30S ribosomal protein S15 — protein MLTNEKKQELIESFRTHEQDTGSPEVQIAILTSRIIYLTEHLKEHKKDHHSRRGLLKMVGKRRSMLNYLKNMDLDRYRTILQKLNLRK, from the coding sequence ATGTTGACGAACGAAAAGAAACAGGAACTTATTGAATCCTTCCGTACGCACGAACAGGATACCGGATCACCGGAAGTGCAAATTGCTATTTTGACTTCCCGAATCATCTACCTGACCGAGCATTTAAAGGAACACAAAAAAGATCATCATTCTCGCCGCGGCTTGCTGAAAATGGTTGGTAAGCGCAGAAGCATGTTGAATTACTTAAAAAACATGGATTTGGACCGCTACCGGACCATCCTGCAGAAACTGAATCTCAGAAAGTAA
- a CDS encoding bifunctional riboflavin kinase/FAD synthetase: MGLQTLHELEGLTAPYAHVVVALGTFDGVHRGHQALVTTAVKLAKEKNGTAVVFTFANHPLSIVDPRRCPPQLGTLQQKERWMQELGVDVLILLPFTKKLLKQSPAEFVELLIQRLQPEAIVVGPNYSFGHRGQGDPEMLRQAGAEHGFAVHIHPEVTEDGEMISSTAIRQCILEGRMEEARLLLGRPFSLEGPVVHGEKRGRLLGFPTANLQLPTLLAVPENGVYAVKVCVEGTYYAGVANVGTNPTFTEVERRLEVFLLQFNGDLYGKSLEVEFLGRLRGEQRFDGAEKLIAQIKLDIENAADFFIKESLSLSTTV, encoded by the coding sequence ATGGGTTTGCAGACATTACATGAGCTAGAGGGCCTTACGGCGCCATACGCCCATGTCGTAGTCGCCCTAGGCACCTTTGACGGCGTGCATCGTGGACATCAGGCGTTGGTGACAACGGCGGTAAAGCTGGCGAAAGAAAAAAATGGCACAGCTGTGGTATTTACTTTTGCCAACCACCCCTTGTCTATTGTAGACCCGCGTCGTTGCCCGCCTCAATTGGGAACACTGCAGCAAAAAGAGCGGTGGATGCAGGAGCTGGGCGTAGATGTGTTGATTTTGCTTCCTTTTACCAAAAAGCTGTTGAAACAGTCGCCAGCTGAGTTTGTTGAACTGCTGATCCAAAGGCTGCAGCCGGAAGCCATTGTGGTAGGACCGAATTATTCCTTTGGTCATCGCGGTCAGGGCGACCCTGAGATGCTGCGCCAAGCAGGGGCAGAGCATGGCTTTGCTGTACACATTCACCCAGAGGTTACGGAAGACGGCGAAATGATTAGCAGTACCGCCATACGCCAGTGTATTTTGGAAGGACGTATGGAAGAGGCCCGTCTTTTATTGGGGCGGCCGTTTTCGTTGGAAGGTCCTGTGGTTCATGGTGAAAAACGTGGACGCTTGCTTGGCTTTCCTACGGCCAATCTGCAGTTGCCAACATTGCTGGCTGTGCCGGAAAACGGCGTTTATGCTGTGAAAGTATGTGTAGAGGGAACGTACTATGCTGGCGTGGCTAACGTAGGAACGAATCCTACCTTTACAGAAGTGGAGCGCCGGTTGGAAGTTTTTTTGCTGCAATTTAATGGTGATTTGTACGGGAAAAGTTTGGAAGTGGAATTTCTTGGCCGCTTGCGGGGGGAACAGCGTTTTGACGGGGCGGAAAAGTTGATTGCACAAATTAAGCTGGATATCGAGAATGCAGCGGACTTTTTTATTAAAGAGAGCCTTTCCTTGTCAACTACAGTGTGA
- the truB gene encoding tRNA pseudouridine(55) synthase TruB, whose amino-acid sequence MNVHKPVGMTSHDVVSVVRRALGVRRVGHAGTLDPGASGILPVAVGKATRLIEYITDTDKEYEAVVEFGYETDSGDLDGQIVARSDAPPPEQETLQKACAAFEGVIEQIPPMHSALKVNGKKLCNLARQGIVVERPARQITIHALELLAYDGVKARLRIVCSKGTYIRVLCADLAKAVGCLGVMTELCRTRVGQFRLEDAVSLDQIREMREELLQPIPKAIAHLPQLLLDEGQSRAFCLGQKQWLEQNCAASEIVRVCERADESLLGIGRVEQQDTLWQLAPHKVLAAPQQKEQMAEGEHGFADIT is encoded by the coding sequence TTGAATGTTCACAAACCTGTAGGGATGACCTCGCATGATGTAGTTTCCGTAGTACGACGAGCTTTGGGCGTACGGAGAGTTGGGCATGCGGGCACGCTGGACCCGGGAGCGTCCGGCATTTTGCCGGTTGCCGTGGGCAAAGCGACCCGACTAATTGAATATATAACCGATACGGACAAAGAATATGAGGCCGTAGTAGAATTTGGCTACGAGACGGACAGCGGCGATTTGGACGGTCAAATTGTGGCCAGAAGCGATGCGCCGCCGCCGGAGCAAGAGACGCTCCAAAAGGCCTGCGCTGCTTTTGAAGGCGTCATTGAGCAAATTCCGCCTATGCACTCGGCGCTTAAAGTTAACGGTAAAAAACTGTGCAATTTAGCGCGCCAAGGTATAGTGGTGGAACGGCCAGCGCGCCAAATTACGATACACGCCTTAGAACTGTTGGCCTATGACGGCGTTAAAGCGCGTTTGCGCATCGTGTGCTCCAAGGGAACCTATATTCGGGTGCTTTGCGCCGATTTAGCTAAAGCCGTCGGCTGTTTGGGAGTCATGACGGAGTTATGCCGTACCCGCGTTGGTCAGTTTCGGTTGGAAGACGCAGTTTCTTTAGACCAGATTCGAGAAATGCGAGAAGAGCTGCTACAGCCTATTCCCAAGGCAATTGCCCATTTGCCGCAGCTATTGCTGGATGAAGGGCAAAGCCGGGCTTTTTGTCTGGGGCAAAAACAATGGCTGGAGCAGAACTGTGCGGCTAGTGAGATTGTAAGAGTGTGCGAGAGAGCGGATGAAAGCTTGCTGGGAATCGGTCGCGTTGAACAGCAGGATACTCTCTGGCAATTGGCGCCGCATAAAGTGTTGGCGGCGCCGCAGCAGAAAGAACAAATGGCGGAGGGGGAGCATGGGTTTGCAGACATTACATGA
- a CDS encoding bifunctional oligoribonuclease/PAP phosphatase NrnA — protein MKRLTLQETAQRLLAAQNPVLTAHVHPDGDSLGSLLGLAELLQTLGKKTQIWLDDDVPPAYRFLPGWEKIQRLPENSVRLDGDLLVVLDASDKGRIGRVGEYLDAPLLNIDHHVSNMEYADELYLDVKAAATGEIITQLAGELQCALPAAAATALYVAIATDCGFFRYANTTPQTLRMAALLVEAGAKPAEISEALETRPYAEVVALREVLATLEVTASGRVAYITVTPEMAARIDSTEGFINYPRTLDGVDVAVLFKFQDDQHARVSLRSKGADVSQVALVFGGGGHTRAAGCSVAGDSPEDMRQKVLSEVKKILGTDGM, from the coding sequence GTGAAGCGGTTGACGCTGCAGGAAACAGCGCAAAGACTGTTAGCGGCGCAAAATCCGGTATTGACCGCTCATGTTCACCCTGACGGCGACAGCTTAGGATCGTTGTTAGGTTTGGCGGAATTATTACAGACCCTAGGAAAAAAAACGCAAATTTGGCTGGATGATGACGTGCCGCCGGCCTATCGATTTTTGCCGGGGTGGGAAAAAATTCAACGCTTACCGGAAAATTCCGTGCGTTTGGACGGAGATTTGCTAGTGGTTCTTGACGCCAGCGACAAGGGGCGCATTGGCCGCGTCGGCGAATACCTGGACGCGCCATTGCTGAATATTGATCATCATGTTTCCAACATGGAATACGCTGACGAACTTTATTTGGACGTCAAAGCGGCTGCTACCGGAGAAATTATCACGCAGCTGGCAGGCGAGCTTCAATGCGCTTTGCCTGCGGCTGCGGCTACGGCGTTATATGTGGCGATAGCCACTGATTGCGGTTTTTTCCGTTATGCTAATACGACGCCGCAAACGCTGCGCATGGCAGCGCTTTTGGTGGAAGCAGGCGCTAAACCTGCCGAAATTTCGGAGGCGCTGGAAACCAGGCCTTACGCCGAAGTGGTTGCTTTGCGCGAAGTGCTGGCTACTTTAGAAGTAACAGCGTCAGGGCGAGTGGCTTATATCACGGTAACGCCGGAGATGGCCGCTCGCATTGATAGTACGGAAGGTTTTATCAATTATCCCCGGACGCTGGACGGCGTAGATGTGGCAGTGCTCTTTAAATTTCAAGACGATCAACATGCCCGGGTTAGCTTACGTTCTAAAGGGGCTGACGTCAGTCAAGTGGCTTTAGTCTTCGGCGGCGGCGGCCACACCCGAGCGGCTGGCTGCAGTGTGGCAGGCGACTCACCGGAAGATATGCGGCAAAAAGTGCTGTCAGAAGTAAAGAAGATATTAGGGACGGATGGAATGTGA
- the rbfA gene encoding 30S ribosome-binding factor RbfA, with translation MGQLRIDKVQEFIKQEVSQIIQKDIKDPRVGFVTVTDVEMTRDLRHAKIFLSLMGSDEQKTATWEGLNRALGFMRSEIGKRIRLRCTPELSLHLDRSLDYSNNIQKLLLQLEKDGTNKGDVSS, from the coding sequence ATGGGGCAATTGCGAATTGATAAGGTTCAGGAATTCATTAAGCAGGAAGTCAGTCAAATCATTCAAAAGGATATAAAGGATCCGCGCGTCGGCTTTGTGACGGTTACCGATGTGGAAATGACGCGTGATTTGCGGCATGCAAAAATCTTTTTGAGCTTAATGGGCAGTGACGAGCAGAAAACAGCTACCTGGGAAGGGTTGAATCGGGCGTTGGGCTTTATGCGCAGCGAAATCGGCAAGCGTATTCGTTTGCGGTGTACGCCGGAGCTGTCTTTGCATTTGGATCGTTCATTGGATTACAGCAACAACATTCAAAAACTGCTGCTGCAGTTGGAAAAAGACGGTACCAATAAGGGGGATGTTTCCTCGTGA
- the infB gene encoding translation initiation factor IF-2 → MSNNSKYRVFELAKEYHTSSKDIMELLSKNEVPVKNHMSNVDEKGIDLVRKHLGKQQAPQGQQAPRPQGQQAPRPQGQQAPRPQGQQVSHPQGQQAPRPQGQQAPRPQGQQAPRPQGQQAPRPQGQQAPRPQGQQAPRPQGQQAPRPQGQQAPRPQGQQAPRPQWQQGPRPQGGQQAPRPQGQQAPRPQGGGGQQAPRPQQGQQNFGGQQRPGGGQRSAGQQQRSPGGPQRRQGGTGGGQRFNNQRGGNQRGGQRFAPAAPKQEMPKPKQIRIGESLSVKELSSKLGRDVGEVIKKLMMMGVMATINQEIDFDTACLLGEEFGTAVEALPPEEDPTEVKEIEDDPKSLQPRPPVVTVMGHVDHGKTSLLDVIRKTHVTEKEAGGITQHIGAYQVVYQGKKITFLDTPGHEAFTAMRARGAQVTDVAILVVAADDGVMPQTIEAINHAKAAEVPIIVAINKMDRPGANPDQVKQQLMEHGLIGEEWGGDTIMVPVSAHQKTGISDLLEMILLVAEVQELKANPNRNAMGTIVEAQLDKGRGTVATVLVQKGTLAIGDAIIAGSAYGRVRAMVNDRGERVKKAGPSMPVEVLGLTDVPEAGDVLIVVDDEKTARTVAEKRQDKKRSEEIKESQKVSLDDLFKQIQDGQIKDLNVVIKADVQGSVEALRQALMGLNTNEEVRVIIVHAGVGAINESDVMLASAANALIIGFNVRPDGNARKTADAEKIDIRTYRVIYDAINDVEAALTGMLASQYKEVILGRAEVRMVISVPKTVVAGSYVLEGKITNSSQVRILRNGIVLHEGTVEALRRFKDDVKEVAQGYECGISVEKFRDIKEGDIIEAFMMEEVRPTSL, encoded by the coding sequence ATGTCTAATAACAGTAAATATCGGGTTTTTGAACTCGCCAAAGAATATCATACCAGCAGCAAAGATATCATGGAATTGCTGTCGAAAAATGAAGTGCCGGTTAAAAATCACATGAGCAATGTGGATGAAAAAGGCATTGATTTGGTGCGCAAGCATTTAGGAAAGCAACAAGCGCCGCAAGGCCAACAGGCTCCGCGTCCGCAAGGCCAACAGGCTCCGCGTCCGCAAGGCCAGCAGGCTCCGCGTCCGCAAGGCCAGCAGGTTTCGCATCCGCAAGGCCAGCAGGCTCCGCGTCCGCAAGGCCAGCAGGCTCCGCGTCCGCAAGGCCAGCAGGCTCCGCGTCCGCAAGGCCAGCAGGCTCCGCGTCCGCAAGGCCAGCAGGCTCCGCGTCCGCAAGGCCAGCAGGCTCCGCGTCCGCAAGGCCAGCAGGCTCCGCGTCCGCAAGGTCAGCAGGCTCCGCGTCCGCAAGGCCAACAGGCTCCGCGTCCGCAATGGCAACAGGGCCCGCGCCCGCAAGGCGGCCAACAGGCTCCGCGTCCGCAAGGCCAGCAGGCTCCGCGCCCGCAGGGCGGCGGTGGACAACAGGCTCCGCGTCCGCAGCAAGGTCAGCAGAATTTTGGAGGTCAACAGCGTCCAGGCGGCGGTCAGCGCAGCGCTGGCCAGCAGCAGCGTTCTCCAGGAGGCCCACAGCGTCGTCAAGGCGGCACTGGAGGCGGTCAACGTTTCAATAATCAGCGCGGCGGCAATCAAAGAGGCGGTCAGCGTTTTGCACCGGCTGCACCGAAACAGGAAATGCCGAAACCGAAGCAAATCCGCATTGGCGAAAGCCTCAGCGTTAAGGAACTTTCGAGCAAGCTCGGGCGCGATGTCGGGGAAGTTATTAAAAAACTGATGATGATGGGCGTTATGGCTACCATCAACCAGGAAATTGATTTTGATACCGCCTGCTTGTTAGGGGAAGAATTCGGTACTGCCGTAGAGGCGTTGCCGCCGGAAGAAGACCCGACAGAAGTAAAAGAGATTGAGGACGATCCTAAGTCGCTGCAGCCGCGTCCTCCGGTTGTAACCGTTATGGGCCATGTTGACCATGGCAAGACATCCTTGTTGGATGTCATCCGCAAAACCCATGTGACGGAAAAAGAAGCAGGCGGCATTACGCAGCATATTGGCGCCTACCAGGTTGTTTATCAAGGTAAGAAAATTACCTTCTTAGATACTCCGGGCCATGAAGCGTTTACCGCCATGCGCGCTCGCGGCGCACAGGTAACTGACGTAGCGATCTTGGTGGTGGCTGCTGATGACGGCGTTATGCCGCAGACCATTGAGGCTATCAATCATGCTAAAGCGGCGGAAGTGCCGATTATTGTGGCTATCAATAAAATGGACCGCCCAGGGGCTAATCCGGACCAAGTGAAACAGCAGTTGATGGAGCATGGTCTGATTGGCGAAGAATGGGGCGGAGATACCATCATGGTACCTGTATCAGCGCACCAGAAAACAGGTATTTCCGATTTGTTGGAAATGATTCTGCTTGTTGCGGAAGTGCAGGAACTGAAAGCCAATCCGAACCGAAATGCCATGGGCACTATTGTCGAAGCACAGCTTGACAAGGGCCGCGGTACGGTGGCTACGGTGTTGGTGCAAAAAGGAACGCTCGCTATTGGTGATGCGATTATTGCTGGCAGTGCATACGGGCGTGTGCGGGCTATGGTGAATGATCGCGGCGAACGTGTGAAAAAAGCAGGACCTTCCATGCCTGTTGAGGTATTGGGCTTGACGGACGTGCCAGAAGCAGGCGATGTGCTGATCGTTGTAGATGACGAGAAAACGGCGCGCACTGTTGCTGAGAAGCGTCAAGACAAGAAACGTTCAGAGGAGATCAAGGAGTCGCAGAAGGTATCTCTGGACGACCTCTTCAAACAAATACAAGACGGCCAAATCAAAGATCTCAATGTTGTTATCAAAGCCGACGTGCAAGGTTCGGTAGAAGCACTGCGCCAGGCGTTGATGGGACTGAATACCAACGAAGAAGTACGTGTTATTATTGTTCACGCAGGTGTCGGCGCCATCAACGAGTCCGATGTCATGCTGGCTTCGGCGGCTAACGCCTTAATTATCGGCTTTAACGTACGCCCTGACGGCAATGCTCGCAAAACGGCGGACGCTGAGAAGATTGATATTCGCACCTACCGTGTTATTTATGACGCCATTAACGATGTAGAAGCAGCCTTGACGGGGATGCTGGCGTCACAATACAAAGAAGTCATCTTGGGCCGAGCGGAAGTTCGCATGGTTATTTCCGTGCCGAAAACGGTTGTTGCCGGTTCGTATGTATTGGAAGGTAAGATTACCAATTCTTCGCAAGTACGGATTCTTCGTAACGGGATTGTCTTGCATGAAGGAACCGTTGAAGCGTTGCGCCGCTTCAAGGATGATGTTAAAGAAGTGGCTCAGGGCTATGAATGCGGTATTTCCGTGGAGAAATTCCGTGATATCAAGGAAGGCGACATTATCGAAGCCTTTATGATGGAAGAAGTACGTCCCACGAGCCTGTAA
- a CDS encoding ribosomal L7Ae/L30e/S12e/Gadd45 family protein, producing MSLQEQRVISLLGLAQRAGRLISGEVAVRKAMQQKKVELLLIAADASANTRKSYQDAAAYYGVTYILFSSKLEMGEGIGKAHRAAVALTDKGFAARVQELVRQSEMNMGVD from the coding sequence ATGTCGTTACAAGAACAGCGTGTTATTTCACTGCTGGGGCTGGCGCAGCGTGCGGGAAGGCTGATTTCAGGCGAAGTGGCCGTGCGCAAAGCAATGCAGCAAAAAAAGGTTGAGTTGTTGCTGATTGCCGCCGATGCCTCCGCTAATACCCGTAAAAGTTATCAAGATGCCGCGGCTTATTACGGGGTCACATATATCCTTTTTTCCTCCAAACTGGAGATGGGAGAAGGAATCGGCAAAGCCCATCGAGCGGCGGTGGCTTTGACGGATAAGGGGTTCGCTGCGCGCGTGCAAGAGCTTGTGCGCCAAAGCGAAATGAACATGGGGGTGGATTGA
- a CDS encoding YlxR family protein produces the protein MVQKKVPQRMCVGCQEMKTKKELLRIVRSPEGEIFIDPTGKKAGRGAYVCKAMACMEAAYKGKRLEKALKQSVSPEVYAQIQSQLESL, from the coding sequence ATGGTGCAAAAAAAAGTACCCCAACGCATGTGTGTCGGCTGTCAAGAAATGAAAACAAAGAAAGAACTGCTGCGTATTGTTCGATCCCCTGAAGGAGAGATTTTTATCGATCCTACCGGTAAAAAAGCTGGGCGAGGGGCCTACGTCTGTAAGGCGATGGCCTGCATGGAAGCGGCGTATAAAGGGAAGCGCTTGGAAAAGGCGTTGAAGCAAAGCGTAAGCCCTGAAGTGTATGCTCAAATTCAGTCTCAATTGGAGTCTTTATAA
- the nusA gene encoding transcription termination factor NusA, producing MNAEFMQAFEQLGKEKGIAPEVLFDAIEAALISAYKRNFQTAANVRVQLDRITGEIKVFARKNVVEAVDDARLEMDLQEARSHNPNYAVEDIVEVEVTPKDFGRIAAQTAKQVVVQRIREAERGIIYEEFSNRSSDILTGIVQRIEQKNVFIDLGKTEAILAPAEQIIGENYRHGERVKAYIIEVKKTTKGPQIMVSRTHPGLLKRLFELEVPEIHDGVVEIKSVAREPGHRSKIAVYSRDENVDPVGACVGHKGTRVQTIVNELRGEKIDIVKWNPDPGKYIANALSPAKVVSVEANEAEKISKVIVPDYQLSLAIGKEGQNARLAAKLTGWKIDIKSESQAQGEE from the coding sequence GTGAACGCAGAATTCATGCAAGCTTTTGAACAACTGGGAAAAGAAAAGGGGATTGCGCCGGAGGTGCTTTTTGACGCCATTGAAGCGGCGCTGATTTCCGCATATAAGCGTAATTTTCAAACGGCGGCCAATGTCCGGGTTCAATTGGATCGAATTACCGGAGAAATTAAGGTGTTTGCGCGCAAAAATGTTGTGGAAGCTGTTGACGATGCTCGTTTAGAAATGGACTTGCAAGAAGCGCGTAGTCATAATCCGAATTACGCGGTAGAAGATATTGTCGAAGTGGAAGTTACGCCTAAGGATTTTGGCCGCATTGCCGCACAGACGGCTAAGCAAGTGGTTGTTCAGCGTATCCGCGAAGCGGAACGAGGCATAATTTACGAAGAGTTTTCCAACCGCTCCAGTGATATTTTGACAGGTATTGTGCAGCGTATTGAACAAAAAAACGTTTTTATTGATCTGGGAAAAACCGAAGCCATCTTGGCGCCGGCGGAACAGATTATAGGTGAAAATTATCGCCATGGGGAACGGGTTAAGGCCTATATTATTGAAGTAAAGAAGACTACCAAAGGGCCGCAGATTATGGTTTCGCGAACCCATCCAGGTCTTTTGAAGCGTCTTTTTGAACTCGAGGTGCCGGAAATTCACGACGGTGTTGTCGAAATCAAATCCGTTGCGAGGGAACCCGGGCATCGTTCGAAAATAGCCGTCTATTCTCGGGATGAGAACGTAGATCCCGTAGGAGCCTGTGTAGGACACAAAGGAACACGAGTGCAGACGATCGTCAATGAACTCCGGGGTGAAAAAATTGACATTGTCAAATGGAATCCAGATCCGGGAAAATATATTGCTAATGCCTTAAGTCCGGCTAAGGTCGTTTCGGTAGAAGCCAATGAGGCGGAAAAAATATCGAAAGTCATTGTGCCGGATTACCAACTGTCGCTGGCGATTGGCAAAGAAGGACAAAATGCTCGTTTGGCAGCTAAGCTGACCGGATGGAAAATTGATATAAAAAGTGAGTCCCAAGCACAAGGCGAGGAGTGA
- the rimP gene encoding ribosome maturation factor RimP: MAKMHVETLVEELVQAMIAGTALELVDVEYVKEREWYLRVFLNKEGGIELEDCQWISEQLGSKLDELDPIKESYYLEVSSPGLDRPLKKERDFARHLGERVEVHLFAPINGEKMLVGELLRLENDVIFLQGAEGEIAIPREKTAKVSLEIVF; this comes from the coding sequence ATGGCAAAGATGCATGTGGAGACATTGGTGGAAGAATTGGTTCAAGCCATGATTGCCGGCACAGCCTTGGAGTTAGTAGACGTTGAGTATGTGAAGGAAAGAGAATGGTATTTGCGCGTATTCCTGAATAAGGAAGGCGGCATTGAATTAGAAGACTGTCAATGGATCAGCGAGCAACTGGGCAGCAAGCTGGATGAACTGGATCCAATCAAGGAAAGCTATTATCTGGAAGTATCCTCACCTGGCCTCGATCGTCCTCTGAAGAAGGAACGCGATTTTGCGCGACATCTGGGGGAACGCGTCGAGGTGCATCTCTTTGCGCCTATAAACGGTGAAAAGATGCTTGTTGGTGAGTTGTTGCGCCTGGAAAACGACGTGATCTTTCTGCAAGGAGCGGAAGGGGAAATTGCTATTCCAAGGGAAAAAACAGCGAAGGTTTCGTTGGAGATTGTATTTTAA